GGAGCCGCCGATGACGACCGTCAGCTTCGGCACCCGGGCGCAGGCCACAGCGGTGACCATCTTGGCGCCGTGCTTGGCGATACCGCCCGCCTCGTAGTCCTTGCCGACCATGAAGCCCGAGATGTTCTGCAAGAACAGCAGCGGGATGCCGCGCTGGTCGCACAGCTCGATGAAGTGGGCGCCCTTCTGGGCCGATTCGGAGAACAGGATGCCGTTGTTGGCGACGATGCCCACCGGATGGCCGTGAATTCTCGCGAAGCCCGTCACCAGCGTGGTGCCGTACTCGGACTTGAACTCCTGGAAACGCGAGCCGTCCACGACGCGGGCGATCACCTCACGCACGTCATAGGGCGTCCGGGAGTCGGCCGGCACCGCGCCGTACAGCCCCGCCGGGTCGAACACCGGCTCCTCCGCGGGGCGCACGGACCAGGGCAGCGAGGCGGCATCCGGCGGAGCGGGCAGCGTGGAGACGATGTGGCGGACGATACGCAGCGCGTGCGCGTCGTCCTCGGCCAGATGGTCGGTGACGCCCGAGATCCGTGAGTGGGTCTCCCCGCCCCCCAGCTCCTCGGCGGTGACGACCTCGCCGGTGGCGGCTTTCACCAGCGGCGGCCCGCCCAGGAAGATCGTGCCCTGCTCGCGCACGATCACCGCCTCATCGCTCATCGCCGGGACGTAGGCCCCGCCCGCCGTGCACGAGCCGAGCACGGCGGCGATCTGCGGGACGCCCGCCGCCGACATCCGCGCCTGGTTGTAGAAGATCCGGCCGAAGTGCTCGCGGTCGGGGAAGACTTCGTCCTGCATGGGCAGGAAAGCGCCGCCCGAGTCGACGAGATACAGGCACGGCAGGCGGTTCTCCAGCGCGATCTCCTGGGCGCGCAGGTGCTTCTTGACGGTCATCGGGTAGTACGTCCCGCCCTTGACCGTGGCGTCGTTGGCCACCACGACCACCTCGCGGCCGGCCACCCGGCCGATGCCGGTGATCACGCCCGCCGCCGGCGCCGCGTCCTCGTACATTCCGTCCGCCGCGAGCGGGGACAGCTCCAGGAAGGGGGAGCCGGGGTCGAGGAGTGTGTCCACCCGCTCGCGCGGCAGCAGCTTGCCGCGCGCCACGTGCCGCGCGCGGGCCCGCTCGCCGCCGCCCAGCCGGGCGCGGGTGAGCTTCTCGCGGAGCCGGCCCGCCAGCTCGCGGTGCGCCTTGCGGTGTTCGGCCGCCGCGTCGGAGGCCGGGTCGAAGCCGCTCTTCAGGCGGGGCCACGCGGGCTCGCGCCCACTCGCGGCCCACACCGTCTGCTCGTCCATACCGCTGAGCCCCCTCGCTCGCACGACACACCCCACGCACCACGCGCCGGACACCACACACCACGAGTTAGTCATCGTTAACTCGCTGCCACAAGGTTAACGCTCACTAACGCAGCTGTCTAGAATGGTCCACATGAGCACCAGGACGACCGCAGGCACGCCCGCACCGACCCGGCGGGAGCAGATTCTGCGCGAGGCCGCCCGGCTCTTCGCCGAGCGCGGCTTCCACGGCGTGGGGGTCGATGAGATAGGAGCCGCCGTCGGCATCAGCGGGCCGGGGCTCTACCGCCACTTCGCGGGCAAGGACGCGATGCTGGCCGAACTGCTCGTCGGGATCAGCGAGCGGCTGTACGACGGCGGGCGGCGCAGATCGGAGGAGTCGGCCGCGGCCGGGCTCGAACCCGACGCCGCGCTGGACGCGCTGATCGGCGGCCACATCGACTTCGCGCTCGACGACCGTGAGCTGATCACCCTCCACGACCGCGAGCTGGACCGGCTGCGGGACGCGGACCGCAAGCAGGTGCGCAAGCTTCAGCGGCAGTACGTCGAGCTGTGGGTCGAGGCGGTCCGCGCGCTCTACCCCGACCTGACCGAGCTGGAGGCCAGGGTCTCGGTGCACACGGTCTTCGGGCTGCTCAACTCCACGCCGCACCTCAGCGGCCCCTCGTCGATGCCCGACCGCGAGACGACGGCCGCGCTGCTGCACCGTCTGGCGCGTGGCGCCCTCTCCGCCGCCGCCCCCAGGACCGCTCTGGACAGCTGAGGTGACCGCTCGGTAGCTTTGAGCCGTAAGCTGAGCAAGCGCTTAGCCATGGCCAGGGTGACGAGGAGGCGTGCTGTGCGCCGCACGGTGTTCAACGAGGACCACGAAGCGTTCCGCCAGACGATTCGCGACTTCATCGCGGCGGAGGTCGTGCCCCACTACCCGGAGTGGGCCGAGCAGGGCTGTGTCCCGCGTGAGCTGTACAAGAAGCTGGGCGAGCTGGGGATCTTCGGCATCGAGGTGCCCGAGGAGTACGGCGGCGCCGGCGAGAGCAGCTTCAAGTTCAACGCCGTCATCACCGAGGAGTGCGCACGCGCCGGGGTCAGCTTCGGCGGCTCCAGCGTGCACACCGCCCTGTGCCTGCCCTACCTCCTCAAGTACGGCAACGACGAGCAGAAGAAGCGCTGGCTTCCCCCCTTCGTCTCCGGCGAGATGATGACCGCCATCGCCATGACCGAGCCGGGCACGGGCTCGGACCTGGCCGGGATGAAGACCACGGCCAAGCTCTCCGAGGACGGCACCCACTACATCCTCAACGGCGCCAAGACCTTCATCACCGGCGGCGTCCAGGCCGACCGCGTCCTGGTGTGCGCCCGCACCGCCCCTCCCACCCCCGAGGACCGGCGCGGCGGCATCTCCATCCTCGTGGTGGACACCAGGAGCGAGGGTTACGCCGTCGGCCGCAAGCTCGACAAGCTGGGGCTGCGCGCCTCGGACACCGCCGAGCTGTCCTTCACCGACGTCAGGGTTCCGGTCGAGGACCTGCTGGGCGAGGAGGGCAAGGCGTTCTCCTACCTCGGCCAGAACCTCCCCCAGGAGCGGCTCGGCATCGCCCTCGGCGCCTATGCGATGTCGTCCGCCGCGGTGCGCTTCGCCCACGACTACGTCAAGGAGCGCACGGTCTTCGGCAAGGAGGTCGCCTCGTTCCAGAACACCAAGTTCGTGCTTGCCGACTGCAAGGCGGACGTGGACGCCATGCAGGCCGTCGTCGACCGCGCCCTGGAAGCCCTGGACGCCGGCGAGCTGACGCCCGCCGACGCCGCCTCCGCCAAGCTGTTCACCACCGAGCTGGCGGCGCGCGTGATCGACAAGTGCCTCCAGCTGCACGGCGGTTACGGATACATGCTCGAATACCCCATCGCCAACCTGTACGCGGACACCCGCGTCTCGCGCATCTACGGCGGCACCAGCGAGGTCATGCGCTCCATCGTCGCGAAGTCCATGGGCCTGTGATCCGCGCCCGGCCCATACCCCGCGCCCGGCCTGTGATCCGTGCCGTGACACCCTCCGGCTCCTTTGCCGCGCACCCGGCACAATCCCCCGCATGAGCCGAGAACTGACGTCCCTGCTCGATCTGCTCGACCTGGAGCGGATCGAGCGGGACATCTTCCGTGGCAGCAGCCGGGCCGCGATCGTCCCCCGGGTCTTCGGCGGCCAGGTCGCGGCGCAGGCGCTCGTCGCCGCCTGCCGTACGGTCCCCGAGGGGCGGCTGCCGCACTCCCTGCACGCGTACTTCCTGCGCCCGGGAGACCCGGGAGCGCACATCGTCTACACCGTCGACCGGATACGCGACGGGCGCTCCTTCACCACCCGGCGGGTGGTGGCCGTCCAGCACGGGCAGCCGATCTTCCACCTGTCGGCCTCCTTCCAGGTGCACGAGGAGGGGATGGAGCACCAGGAGGCGATGCCGTACGCGCCCGACCCGGAGACGCTGCCCACGGCCGAGGACATCCTGCCGCGCTATACGGAGCTGTTCACCGATCCCCGGGTCCCCGAGCGGATGCTGAAGGCGCGCGCCGCCGTGGACCTGCGCTACGTGGAGGAGCCGCCCTTCGGCCGGGTCGGCAGGCCGGGCGAGCCCCGCTCGCAGGTGTGGTTCCGCACCAACGGCAAGCTGGACGGCGAGTCGGACGACCCGATGCTGCACATCTGTCTGGCGACCTACGTCTCGGACATGACGCTGCTGGACTCGGTGCTGCTCGCACACGGCAGGGGCGGCTGGGCGGTCGGCGACGTGGTCGGGGCCAGCCTGGATCACGCCATGTGGTTCCACCGGCCGTTCCGCGCGGACGAGTGGCTGCTCTACGACCAGGAGTCGCCCACCGCGCAGGGCGGCAGGGGACTCGGCAAGGGCCGGATCTTCACCAGGGACGGACGGCTGGTGGTATCGGTCATCCAGGAAGGCGTCGTCCGGATACCGAGGGGAAACGGCGACCGCTCGCCGGAGGAACCGCGGGGGTAGCGCCCGTGGGCCTGCCGACCGGAGGATCCGCGAAAGTGGCGCCGTCGGCCCGCCGACCGGAGGAACCGCGGAGGGGGGCAGCCGGCGCGCTGACCGGAGGATCAGCCGGCCAGCCCCGCCGCCTCCAGGAGATAGGCGGTCATCGGCTCGTAGAAGCGGGGATCGACCACGTGGTCGTCCAGCGGGACGGCCACCTCCAAGGTGCCCTCGGCCTCGCCAAGGAAGAGCGCCGGGTCGTTGCAGTCGGCGAAACCGACCGCCGTCAGACCGTGCTGGGCCGCCCGGCCCGCCCAGCCGTGGTCGGCCACCACCAGGTCGGGCAGCGCCTCCCCGGCCTGCTCCAGGGCACGCAGCACCCCGGCCATCGGCTCGGGGGAGTGCGTGTGCCACAGCGAGGCACCCCGCTCGTAGACCGCGACTCCGGAGAACTGCACGATCACGCCCTCGTCCGCGTACACACCCAGGGGCGCGCGGACTATGTCGCATCCGGCGGCGCGCAGGGCGATGGCGAGAGTGCCGTGCATGTCCAGCAGCGCGCCCGGATGCCCGGTCGCGAGCAGCACCCGCTGCTGCCCCTCGGCGGCCTTGCGCAGCTCGGCCGCCGCCCGGTCCAGGGCGCCGACGGTCAGCTCGGGATCGATGGTGTCCTGGCCCGTGCGGTAATCCGGGTCATCGTTGACGCCACAGCGCTCGGCCATCACCGCGAGCACGTCCTGCTCGTCCGCCCACCGGTCGCCCAGCTCCAGGCCGAGCCAGTAGTGCCGGTCGCCGTTGGCGAGCTTGCGGTAGTGGTCGAGGTTGTTCTCCCGCGGAGTGGCGACGTCCCCCGCGATCCGGGTGCGCACCAGGTGGCCGGTCAGCTCGTCGCGCGAGGGCGCGTCCGGGAGCGGCAGGGGGAGCGGCACGGGCAAGCGAGGCTGTGACATGTAGCCATTGTGGCTCGTACGGACGCTCGATGGACGCCGTGTCCAAAAGGCGCCTCCCGGATCCTCACAAAGTCCAAGCCTCCGGGGGCCTGCACATGCTTACCCTCGCCCCCATGACCAGCAGCGAACATCCTCCGGCCAGCAGCGAACATCTCCAGGTCAACGGCGGGCATCTCCCGTCCGGCGGAGATAACCCGACGATCACGGACGGGCACCCGGACGGGGGCCGCCCGGCGCCCCGTGGCCCCGTCGACTCCTCCCGGGTGCCCCGTTACGCGGGCCCCGCGACCTTCGCCCGGCTGCCCCGGATCGACGAGACGCAGGGGCGTGCCGATGTCGCCGTGGTGGGCGTTCCCTTCGACACGGGCGTGTCCTACCGCCCCGGCGCCCGCTTCGGCGGCAACGCGATCCGGGAGGCGTCGCGCCTGCTGCGGCCCTACAACCCGGCACAGGATGCCGCGCCGTTCTCGCTGGCGCAGGTCGCGGACGCCGGGGACATAGCGGTGAATCCGTTCGACATCAACGAGGCGGTCGAGACCGTCGAGGAGGCCGCCGGATCCCTGCTGGACTCCGGTGCCCGGCTGATGACGCTGGGCGGCGACCACACCATCGCGCTGCCGCTGCTGCGCGCGATGGCCCGCGAGCACGGCCCCGTCGCGCTGCTGCACTTCGACGCTCACCTGGACACCTGGGACACCTACTTCGGGGCCGCCTACACCCACGGCACCCCCTTCCGCAGGGCGTTCGAGGAGGGGCTGCTGGACACCTCGGCCCTCTCCCACGTGGGCATCCGGGGACCGCTGTACGGAAAGCGCGATCTGGGTGAGGACGCGCGGATGGGCTTCGGCATCGTCACCTCCGCCGATGTGATGCGGCGCGGCGTGGACGAGGTGACCGACCAGCTTCGCGAGCGCATCGGCCGCCGCCCCCTGTATGTGTCGGTGGACATCGACGTGCTGGACCCCGCGCACGCGCCGGGCACCGGTACTCCGGAGGCCGGCGGACTCACCTCGCGGGAGCTGCTGGAGATCCTGCGCGGGCTGTCGGACTGCCATCTCGTCTCGGCGGACCTGGTGGAGGTCGCGCCCGCTTACGACCACGCGGAGATCACTTCTGTTGCCGCCTCCCACGCGGCATATGAGCTGACGACGCTGATGGCGCGGCAGATCGCGGCATCCCGGGAGGAGCGCGCGGGCGCCGTCTAGCGGTCTCGGTGCGGGCGTGTGCGAGGCTCCGGGTGCTGGTGAGCGGAGGGTTTCCGGCCGTATTGCGGACGGTGCGCAACCGAGTGCTCGCATACCGTTTCGACTGCACCGCGTCGCGGGCCGCCCAACGGCGCTGGTGGGCGGGGCTTGACGTGGGTGGCGGACTCATGCCGAGCGGTCACAATCTGCCACTGATTTAATACGGGACGTTACTGAATTTGATCGGTCGATGTGCATTCTGTGGAAGTTCTCGACAGACTGCACAGGCAATCCCGCGCGGGACGGCGACGCGGCGCGGAAGTAGCAGAGCTGGCCTCGTGGGGGGTGCCCGCCTGCGCAGCGCCCAGGGACGCGTCGCCGCGGCCGGGGCGGTCCGGTGGAGCCAGCAGGCTCACCGGACCGCTTCCGGTTCCCGCGCTCCGCGGCCGGTCGGGGGGTCGGCCGCGAGTGCGGGCCCAACAGCAAGTCCGTACAACAAGTCCGTACAGCAAGTCTGGACAACGAGTCTGGACAACAAGTCAGTTGTCACGACGGTGTTGTGAGTGAGGTGATCAGCCGCCGCCGCGCGCCTCGCTCCGCGCCCCCGCGCGCAGGTGCCGGGTGACGCGCTCGACGGCGGCGGTGCGATTCTGGTCCCGGTAGAGGTTGAGGGCCTGGTGCCAGGCGCCGTGGGCCTCCGCGTACCGGCCGAGGGCCTCGTACACCTTGCCGAGACAGTTCAGCGCGTCGGCCTCCTGGTAGTGGTCGCCCCACTCGCGCCACTTGGCCAGGGCCTGGTGATAGAAGCCCAGGGCCTGGGCGTGCTGACCGCTGTGATGGGCGAGGTAGCCGAGGCTGTCCAGGGTGAAGGCGGCGCCTTCCTGGAAGTCATGGGCGCGGCACAGCGCCAGGGCCTTCTCGCAGTGGTCGCGGGCCGGGCGGTGGTTGCCGAGGCGAGCGTGGTACCAGCCGACGGCGTTCAGCGCTTCGGCTTCCCGCGGGGGACTGTCGAGCGTGGCGCGCAGGCGCAGGTTCTCCGTGGCGTGGACCAGGGCCGCCTCGTCGTCGCCTTGTTCCTCCCATGCGAGCGCGAGGTTCAGATGGGCCTGAGCCTGGCCCGCGACCTCACCCGCCGCCACGTACAGCGCCAGCGAACGCCGCAGGTGACCGAGAGCCTTGCCGTGCTGCCCGCGGGAGACGTGCACACGGCCCAGCAGCCGGTGGGCCAGGGCCAGCGAGCCCGGATCGCCCAGCCGTTCGGTGGCGGCGAGGGACGCGTCCAGGACCGCGACGCGGTCAGGCAGGCGGCCCCGCCGCCACTGGAAGGTGTCCAGCGCCCAGGCGAGCTGCCACGCCTGGCTGTCCCAGCCGCGTACGAGGGCGAGATGGTGGACGCCGAGCAGACAGGCGTACTCGGCGTCGAACCAGGAGAGCGCCGCCGTCGCGTCCTGGAACGGCAGCCGGTCCTCGCCGCTGCCCAGGCTGCTGTCCGGGCTGCTGTCCGGGCGGCGTTCCGGGCTTGGGCCGCCGTCCCGGACAGGGCCGCTCACCGGGATCGGGGTGCGCAACGGGGAGAGCAGCCGGTCGGCGTGGTGGGCCGCCTGAAGGTAGAAGTCCGTCAGCCTGCGCAGCGCCGCGTTCTGCGCGCTCGTGGGGAGAGCGTGGCCCTGCTCGGCGGCGTAGAGCCTGATGAGGTCGTGCATGCGGTAGCGGTCGGGCGTGTGCTGCCGCACGAGGTGGGCGGCCTCCAGGGACCGCAGGAGCGCACGGGTGCGGGGGACGGGCAAGTCCACGAGACGCGCGGCGGCCTCCAGCCCCGTATCCGGTCCGGGGGTCAGCCCGAGCAGTGCGAACAGCAGCGCGGACCGGTCGTCCAGCGCGCTGTGCGACGTCTTGAACACCGCTCTCAGGTCGGCGCTCAGATCGCCCGTGTTCAGGGCGTCGAGACGGGTGGCCGCGTCGTCGAGTTCCGCCGCGAGCGCGGCGAGGGGAAACCCGGGGCGTGCGGCGGCGCGCGCGGCCACGATGCCCAGCGCCAGGGGCAGCCCCGCGCACCGGCGCAGCAGCGTGGCGACGGCGGGGAGTTCGGCCGCCACCGGATCCTCGCCGAGCGCCCGGGTGAGGACCTCGCGGGCCTCGTCGTCGGGGAGCGTGTCGAGGCCCAGCCAGCGGGTCCCGTGCGTGGCCGCCAGCCCGTCGAGCCGGTTGCGGCTGGTCACCAGGACCACGCACGTGGCGGAGCCGGGCAGCAGCGGACGGATCTGGTCGGCGTGGCGGGCGTTGTCCAGGACGATCAGCATGCTCCGGTCGGCCAGCAGCGAACGGTAGAGGGCGGCCTGTGCCTCCGCGTCCGCGGGGACCGAGGCGGGGTCGGTTCCGAGTGCGTCCAGGAAGCCCCGCACGGCTGTCGAGGCGGGGAGGGGCGAGCGGGAGGGGTCGAAGCCGC
This sequence is a window from Streptomyces sp. NBC_01775. Protein-coding genes within it:
- a CDS encoding carboxyl transferase domain-containing protein, whose amino-acid sequence is MDEQTVWAASGREPAWPRLKSGFDPASDAAAEHRKAHRELAGRLREKLTRARLGGGERARARHVARGKLLPRERVDTLLDPGSPFLELSPLAADGMYEDAAPAAGVITGIGRVAGREVVVVANDATVKGGTYYPMTVKKHLRAQEIALENRLPCLYLVDSGGAFLPMQDEVFPDREHFGRIFYNQARMSAAGVPQIAAVLGSCTAGGAYVPAMSDEAVIVREQGTIFLGGPPLVKAATGEVVTAEELGGGETHSRISGVTDHLAEDDAHALRIVRHIVSTLPAPPDAASLPWSVRPAEEPVFDPAGLYGAVPADSRTPYDVREVIARVVDGSRFQEFKSEYGTTLVTGFARIHGHPVGIVANNGILFSESAQKGAHFIELCDQRGIPLLFLQNISGFMVGKDYEAGGIAKHGAKMVTAVACARVPKLTVVIGGSYGAGNYSMCGRAYSPRFLWMWPNAKISVMGGEQAASVLSTVRRDQMEARGEEWSAEDEEAFRAPVRAQYESQGNAYYATARLWDDGVIDPLDTRQVLGLALTACANAPLPHRDPEAPRFGVFRM
- a CDS encoding SACE_7040 family transcriptional regulator, translated to MSTRTTAGTPAPTRREQILREAARLFAERGFHGVGVDEIGAAVGISGPGLYRHFAGKDAMLAELLVGISERLYDGGRRRSEESAAAGLEPDAALDALIGGHIDFALDDRELITLHDRELDRLRDADRKQVRKLQRQYVELWVEAVRALYPDLTELEARVSVHTVFGLLNSTPHLSGPSSMPDRETTAALLHRLARGALSAAAPRTALDS
- a CDS encoding acyl-CoA dehydrogenase family protein, whose protein sequence is MRRTVFNEDHEAFRQTIRDFIAAEVVPHYPEWAEQGCVPRELYKKLGELGIFGIEVPEEYGGAGESSFKFNAVITEECARAGVSFGGSSVHTALCLPYLLKYGNDEQKKRWLPPFVSGEMMTAIAMTEPGTGSDLAGMKTTAKLSEDGTHYILNGAKTFITGGVQADRVLVCARTAPPTPEDRRGGISILVVDTRSEGYAVGRKLDKLGLRASDTAELSFTDVRVPVEDLLGEEGKAFSYLGQNLPQERLGIALGAYAMSSAAVRFAHDYVKERTVFGKEVASFQNTKFVLADCKADVDAMQAVVDRALEALDAGELTPADAASAKLFTTELAARVIDKCLQLHGGYGYMLEYPIANLYADTRVSRIYGGTSEVMRSIVAKSMGL
- the tesB gene encoding acyl-CoA thioesterase II, coding for MSRELTSLLDLLDLERIERDIFRGSSRAAIVPRVFGGQVAAQALVAACRTVPEGRLPHSLHAYFLRPGDPGAHIVYTVDRIRDGRSFTTRRVVAVQHGQPIFHLSASFQVHEEGMEHQEAMPYAPDPETLPTAEDILPRYTELFTDPRVPERMLKARAAVDLRYVEEPPFGRVGRPGEPRSQVWFRTNGKLDGESDDPMLHICLATYVSDMTLLDSVLLAHGRGGWAVGDVVGASLDHAMWFHRPFRADEWLLYDQESPTAQGGRGLGKGRIFTRDGRLVVSVIQEGVVRIPRGNGDRSPEEPRG
- a CDS encoding phosphatase; protein product: MSQPRLPVPLPLPLPDAPSRDELTGHLVRTRIAGDVATPRENNLDHYRKLANGDRHYWLGLELGDRWADEQDVLAVMAERCGVNDDPDYRTGQDTIDPELTVGALDRAAAELRKAAEGQQRVLLATGHPGALLDMHGTLAIALRAAGCDIVRAPLGVYADEGVIVQFSGVAVYERGASLWHTHSPEPMAGVLRALEQAGEALPDLVVADHGWAGRAAQHGLTAVGFADCNDPALFLGEAEGTLEVAVPLDDHVVDPRFYEPMTAYLLEAAGLAG
- the speB gene encoding agmatinase — its product is MTSSEHPPASSEHLQVNGGHLPSGGDNPTITDGHPDGGRPAPRGPVDSSRVPRYAGPATFARLPRIDETQGRADVAVVGVPFDTGVSYRPGARFGGNAIREASRLLRPYNPAQDAAPFSLAQVADAGDIAVNPFDINEAVETVEEAAGSLLDSGARLMTLGGDHTIALPLLRAMAREHGPVALLHFDAHLDTWDTYFGAAYTHGTPFRRAFEEGLLDTSALSHVGIRGPLYGKRDLGEDARMGFGIVTSADVMRRGVDEVTDQLRERIGRRPLYVSVDIDVLDPAHAPGTGTPEAGGLTSRELLEILRGLSDCHLVSADLVEVAPAYDHAEITSVAASHAAYELTTLMARQIAASREERAGAV
- a CDS encoding AfsR/SARP family transcriptional regulator — translated: MTVRFGVLGTVEAWQDDSLLALGHTRQRLVLGALLLDADKVVATDTLVERVWGDRVPLRGRETLYGYMSRLRRALAGTETAPMREPGGYRMAVDGGAVDALRFRSLAGQARAASGADEAALLWEKAAGLWRGPAFAGADTPWFNTQRAQLEAELLSARIDLVEARLASGRHERVLTECAARAAERPLDEQVAGQFMRALYRCGRQAEALEHYARMRRRLAEELGIDPSPALRQLHHHMLTEHPELDPPAGAGTTTMASTAALTGPTGPAPTPAPVPVPGNPVDATSAAAVSDNPVAVGAVPDNPVGVIPDPTPVPAPRGPEARPVPRQLPAPPGAFVGRAHQLDALDGMLKSRDGVVNVLPVSVIGGAGGVGKTWLALRWAHERLERFPDGQLYVDLRGFDPSRSPLPASTAVRGFLDALGTDPASVPADAEAQAALYRSLLADRSMLIVLDNARHADQIRPLLPGSATCVVLVTSRNRLDGLAATHGTRWLGLDTLPDDEAREVLTRALGEDPVAAELPAVATLLRRCAGLPLALGIVAARAAARPGFPLAALAAELDDAATRLDALNTGDLSADLRAVFKTSHSALDDRSALLFALLGLTPGPDTGLEAAARLVDLPVPRTRALLRSLEAAHLVRQHTPDRYRMHDLIRLYAAEQGHALPTSAQNAALRRLTDFYLQAAHHADRLLSPLRTPIPVSGPVRDGGPSPERRPDSSPDSSLGSGEDRLPFQDATAALSWFDAEYACLLGVHHLALVRGWDSQAWQLAWALDTFQWRRGRLPDRVAVLDASLAATERLGDPGSLALAHRLLGRVHVSRGQHGKALGHLRRSLALYVAAGEVAGQAQAHLNLALAWEEQGDDEAALVHATENLRLRATLDSPPREAEALNAVGWYHARLGNHRPARDHCEKALALCRAHDFQEGAAFTLDSLGYLAHHSGQHAQALGFYHQALAKWREWGDHYQEADALNCLGKVYEALGRYAEAHGAWHQALNLYRDQNRTAAVERVTRHLRAGARSEARGGG